A window of Parasynechococcus marenigrum WH 8102 contains these coding sequences:
- the rplJ gene encoding 50S ribosomal protein L10 has product MGRTLESKQQIVGELKELLAESELALVLDYKGLSIKEMSDLRDRLRAGNAVCKVTKNTLMRRAIDGDSAWSNLDSLLTGTNAFVLIKGDVGAGVKAVQAFQKETKKSETKGGLFEGKLLSQDEIKAIADLPSKEQLMAQIAGAINAVATKVAVGINEVPSGLARALKQHAEGGDS; this is encoded by the coding sequence ATGGGCCGCACGCTGGAGAGCAAGCAGCAGATCGTCGGAGAGCTCAAAGAGCTCCTCGCCGAGTCCGAACTAGCGCTGGTTCTTGATTACAAGGGCCTCTCCATCAAGGAAATGTCCGACCTGCGGGATCGTCTGCGGGCTGGTAACGCGGTGTGCAAGGTGACCAAAAACACCTTGATGCGCCGTGCCATTGATGGTGACAGCGCCTGGTCGAATCTCGACTCTCTTCTGACAGGCACCAATGCCTTCGTCCTGATCAAGGGCGATGTCGGTGCCGGTGTGAAGGCCGTTCAGGCGTTCCAGAAGGAGACCAAGAAGTCCGAAACCAAAGGCGGCCTTTTCGAAGGCAAGCTGCTGTCCCAGGACGAGATCAAGGCCATTGCCGATCTCCCCTCCAAAGAGCAGCTCATGGCTCAGATCGCCGGTGCGATCAACGCTGTGGCCACCAAGGTTGCTGTGGGCATCAACGAGGTTCCCTCCGGTCTCGCGCGGGCGCTCAAGCAGCACGCCGAAGGCGGCGACAGCTGA
- the rplA gene encoding 50S ribosomal protein L1, with amino-acid sequence MPKLSKRLAGLASKIEDRVYEPLEAIALVKDNATAKFDETMEAHVRLGIDPKYTDQQLRTTVALPNGTGQTVRIAVVTRGEKVAEAKAAGAELAGDEDLVETIAKGEMEFDLLIATPDMMPKVAKLGRVLGPRGLMPNPKAGTVTIDLAGAIQEFKAGKLEFRADRTGIVHVRFGKASFTAEALLQNLKTLQETIDRNKPSGAKGRYWKSLYVTSTMGPSVEVDFSALQDIEQGS; translated from the coding sequence ATGCCCAAACTCTCCAAGCGACTGGCAGGTCTTGCCAGCAAGATCGAGGATCGCGTCTACGAACCCCTCGAGGCGATTGCCCTGGTGAAGGACAACGCCACCGCCAAGTTCGACGAAACGATGGAGGCCCACGTGCGCCTCGGCATCGACCCCAAGTACACCGACCAGCAGCTGCGCACCACCGTGGCGCTGCCCAATGGAACTGGCCAGACCGTTCGCATCGCGGTGGTGACCCGTGGTGAGAAGGTTGCCGAAGCCAAGGCCGCCGGTGCCGAACTGGCCGGTGATGAAGATCTGGTGGAGACCATCGCCAAAGGCGAGATGGAGTTCGACCTGTTGATCGCCACTCCGGACATGATGCCCAAGGTGGCGAAACTGGGTCGTGTCCTCGGTCCCCGGGGCTTGATGCCGAACCCTAAGGCCGGAACGGTGACCATCGATCTGGCCGGAGCTATCCAGGAATTCAAGGCCGGCAAATTGGAATTCCGAGCTGACCGCACCGGTATCGTCCACGTCCGCTTCGGCAAGGCGAGCTTTACTGCCGAAGCTCTGCTGCAGAACCTCAAGACCCTGCAGGAGACCATCGACCGCAACAAGCCCAGCGGTGCGAAGGGCCGCTACTGGAAGTCTCTGTATGTGACGTCCACCATGGGCCCGTCCGTGGAGGTGGACTTCTCCGCACTTCAGGACATTGAGCAGGGGAGCTGA
- the rplK gene encoding 50S ribosomal protein L11, translating into MAKKVTAVIKLALQAGKANPAPPVGPALGQHGVNIMMFCKEYNARTQDKAGFVIPVEISVYEDRSFTFITKTPPASVLITKAAKIEKGSGESAKGNVGSINRAQLEEIAKTKLPDLNCTSVESAMRIIEGTARNMGVSISD; encoded by the coding sequence ATGGCCAAGAAAGTCACCGCTGTTATCAAGCTGGCCCTCCAGGCCGGCAAAGCCAACCCCGCGCCGCCGGTGGGCCCTGCCCTCGGTCAGCACGGTGTGAACATCATGATGTTCTGCAAGGAGTACAACGCTCGGACGCAGGACAAGGCCGGTTTTGTGATTCCGGTGGAGATCTCGGTCTATGAAGACCGCAGCTTCACCTTCATCACCAAGACGCCCCCGGCGTCGGTGTTGATCACCAAGGCCGCCAAGATCGAGAAAGGTTCCGGCGAGTCCGCCAAGGGCAATGTTGGATCGATCAACCGAGCTCAGCTCGAGGAGATCGCCAAAACCAAGCTTCCCGATCTCAACTGCACAAGCGTTGAGTCCGCGATGCGGATCATCGAAGGAACCGCCCGAAACATGGGCGTGTCCATCAGCGACTGA
- the nusG gene encoding transcription termination/antitermination protein NusG, whose translation MPDDLTTTDPAEVLDLPAPNEGEEGTLSDVPAANTAIARWYAVQVASSCEKKVKATLEQRAITLGVSKRILEIEIPQTPAVKVKKDGSRQSTEEKVFPGYVLVRMVLDEDTMMAVRSTPNVINFVGAEDRRAAGKARGHIKPRPLSRAEVDRIFKRAAEKKTVVKVDLTEGDQILVTAGPFKDFQGEVIEVSGERNKLKALLSIFGRETPVELEFSQISKQN comes from the coding sequence GTGCCCGACGATCTGACCACAACGGACCCCGCCGAGGTGCTCGACCTGCCGGCCCCGAATGAGGGTGAGGAGGGCACGCTGTCGGATGTTCCGGCCGCCAACACGGCCATCGCCCGCTGGTACGCCGTCCAGGTGGCCTCCAGCTGCGAGAAAAAGGTGAAGGCGACCCTGGAGCAGCGGGCGATCACCCTGGGGGTGAGCAAACGCATCCTCGAGATCGAGATTCCGCAGACCCCTGCGGTCAAGGTGAAGAAGGACGGTTCTCGTCAGTCCACCGAGGAGAAAGTGTTCCCCGGATATGTGCTGGTGCGGATGGTGCTCGATGAGGACACGATGATGGCCGTCCGCAGCACACCGAACGTGATCAACTTCGTTGGGGCGGAAGACCGGCGCGCCGCCGGTAAGGCTCGCGGCCACATCAAGCCACGCCCCCTCAGCCGCGCTGAGGTGGACCGGATCTTCAAACGTGCTGCCGAGAAGAAAACCGTCGTCAAGGTGGATCTCACCGAAGGCGATCAGATCCTGGTAACTGCTGGGCCGTTCAAGGACTTCCAGGGTGAGGTGATCGAGGTTTCTGGCGAACGCAACAAGCTCAAGGCCCTGTTGTCCATCTTTGGTCGGGAGACCCCGGTGGAACTGGAGTTCTCTCAGATCTCCAAACAGAACTGA
- the secE gene encoding preprotein translocase subunit SecE: MTSPISEDTSKKSPDTKPAEPAAPRGFLPATVDELKLVVWPSRQQLFSESIAVILMVSLSAAGIAAVSRFFGWASSQVFR; encoded by the coding sequence GTGACCAGCCCGATCTCCGAGGACACCTCTAAGAAGAGTCCTGACACCAAGCCTGCAGAACCTGCCGCACCCCGCGGTTTTCTGCCTGCCACGGTCGACGAACTCAAGCTTGTGGTCTGGCCCAGCCGTCAGCAGCTGTTCAGCGAATCGATCGCTGTGATCCTGATGGTGAGCTTGTCGGCCGCCGGCATTGCCGCGGTCAGTCGCTTCTTCGGATGGGCGTCATCCCAGGTGTTCCGCTGA
- a CDS encoding ATP-dependent Clp protease ATP-binding subunit yields MTGTPASRGSLTHEPDRFSDPAWELLLAGQDMARRWRHDQLDVEHLIQVLFSDSSFRRWVEPLPLRSDDLLDRLEDVLADQPPARGDQLFIGEDLEQLLETADQVRGRWGDRSIDVPQLIVAVGADPRIGAELFAAQGLAVDRLESLLRQPSVSPAPAPPPVPTAASAPAPTPRSAPAPRVMAPEPEPMVELEREPSALEAYGRDLTEEAEAGSLDPVIGRDSEIRNLIKVLSRRSKNNPVLIGEPGVGKTAIAELLAQRIVAGEVPDSLQGLRLIALDLGALIAGAKFRGQFEERLRSVLEEVSRSDSGVVLFIDELHTVVGSDRSSTDAGSLLKPALARGDLRCIGATTPEEYRRTVEKDPALNRRFQQVLIREPDLELSLEILRGLRERYELHHGVTITDEAIQTANRLADRYISDRCLPDKAIDLIDEAAAQLKIEVTSKPQVVEEAEADLRRVELALLAAEEAPEEERIQLQRQRLEVSSRLDDLRRRWQEERTQLEELGQLLQQDEDLRHAIAEAEREGALEEAARLQYDQLHTVQQRREALEASQAEAQSAGTALLREQVEAGDIADLVARWTGIPVQRLLAGERRKLLALESHLSERVIGQVEAVAAVAAAIRRARAGMKDPRRPVGSFLFLGPTGVGKTELAKALATSLFDEEEALVRLDMSEFMERNASARLIGAPPGYVGYEEGGQLTEAVRRRPYAVLLLDEVEKAHPDVFNLLLQVLDDGRLTDSQGLTVDFRHTVVVMTSNLASPVILEHARSGSSDDAQLQQQVDAALSSQFRPEFLNRIDEVIRFRPLKVKDLVRIVRLQLADLSTLMAEQGLSLEVDDAVADSLARQGHEPEYGARPLRRVLRRQLENPLATQLLEERFRSAHGIRVRCGTDDGASLEFEPLE; encoded by the coding sequence ATGACCGGCACCCCCGCTTCCCGCGGCAGCCTCACCCACGAGCCTGACCGTTTTTCCGATCCCGCCTGGGAGCTGCTGCTGGCTGGTCAGGACATGGCCCGTCGCTGGCGCCACGATCAGCTGGATGTGGAGCATCTGATCCAGGTGCTGTTCAGCGATTCATCCTTCCGTCGCTGGGTGGAGCCGCTGCCGTTGCGCTCTGACGATCTTCTCGATCGCTTGGAGGATGTGCTGGCGGATCAGCCTCCGGCGCGGGGTGATCAGTTGTTCATCGGTGAGGACCTCGAGCAGCTGTTGGAGACCGCCGATCAAGTGCGAGGTCGCTGGGGCGATCGCTCGATTGATGTGCCCCAGCTGATCGTCGCCGTCGGCGCTGATCCCCGCATCGGTGCCGAGTTGTTTGCAGCCCAGGGTCTGGCTGTTGATCGGCTGGAGAGTCTGTTGCGTCAGCCGTCGGTTTCTCCGGCCCCAGCACCACCACCAGTCCCAACCGCAGCATCGGCCCCAGCCCCAACGCCTCGATCAGCTCCTGCCCCCCGCGTGATGGCACCGGAGCCGGAGCCGATGGTTGAACTGGAGCGGGAGCCGTCAGCGCTTGAGGCCTATGGCCGGGATCTGACTGAGGAGGCTGAAGCGGGGTCGCTTGATCCGGTGATCGGTCGCGACAGCGAGATCCGCAACCTGATCAAGGTGCTCTCCCGCCGCAGCAAAAACAACCCGGTGCTGATCGGGGAACCCGGCGTCGGCAAGACGGCCATCGCCGAGCTTCTGGCCCAGCGGATTGTGGCTGGAGAGGTGCCGGATTCCCTGCAGGGGCTGCGACTGATTGCCCTTGACCTTGGCGCCCTGATCGCCGGGGCCAAATTCCGCGGTCAGTTCGAGGAACGCCTGCGCTCAGTGTTGGAGGAGGTGAGTCGCTCGGATTCGGGGGTGGTGCTGTTCATCGACGAGCTCCATACCGTGGTGGGCAGTGACCGCAGCAGCACCGATGCGGGCAGCCTGCTCAAACCCGCCCTGGCGCGAGGGGATCTGCGTTGCATCGGTGCGACGACGCCGGAGGAATACCGGCGGACGGTGGAAAAGGATCCCGCCCTTAACCGGCGCTTTCAGCAGGTGCTGATTCGCGAGCCGGACCTCGAGCTCAGCCTGGAGATCCTGCGCGGCCTGCGGGAGCGCTACGAGCTACACCACGGCGTCACGATCACCGATGAGGCGATTCAGACCGCCAATCGGCTGGCGGATCGCTACATCAGCGACCGTTGCCTGCCGGACAAGGCGATTGATCTGATTGATGAGGCGGCGGCCCAGCTGAAGATCGAAGTCACCTCCAAACCCCAAGTGGTGGAGGAGGCTGAAGCGGATCTTCGGCGGGTGGAACTGGCGCTGCTGGCGGCGGAAGAGGCACCGGAAGAGGAGCGGATTCAGCTGCAGCGTCAACGTTTGGAGGTGTCCTCCCGCCTGGACGACCTACGCCGCCGATGGCAGGAAGAGCGCACGCAGTTGGAGGAGCTTGGCCAGTTGCTGCAGCAGGACGAAGACCTGCGTCACGCCATCGCTGAAGCGGAACGGGAGGGCGCTCTCGAGGAGGCGGCTCGGTTGCAGTACGACCAGCTGCACACTGTTCAACAGCGGCGGGAGGCGTTGGAAGCCAGTCAGGCTGAGGCGCAGTCAGCGGGTACAGCGCTGCTGCGGGAACAGGTGGAAGCGGGAGACATCGCTGATCTGGTGGCCCGTTGGACCGGTATTCCGGTGCAGCGCCTCTTGGCGGGCGAACGCCGCAAGCTGCTGGCCCTGGAAAGTCACCTGTCCGAGCGGGTCATCGGCCAGGTGGAAGCGGTGGCCGCCGTCGCGGCAGCGATCCGGCGGGCGCGGGCCGGGATGAAGGATCCCCGCCGTCCTGTGGGTTCGTTCCTGTTCCTTGGCCCGACGGGGGTCGGCAAAACGGAGTTGGCCAAAGCGCTGGCCACCTCCCTGTTCGATGAGGAGGAGGCGCTGGTGCGCCTCGACATGAGCGAGTTCATGGAGCGCAACGCCTCCGCGCGTTTGATCGGTGCACCACCGGGCTATGTCGGATACGAGGAGGGGGGGCAGCTCACGGAGGCGGTGCGTCGGCGCCCCTACGCCGTGCTGCTGCTGGATGAGGTGGAAAAGGCTCACCCGGATGTGTTCAATCTGCTGTTGCAGGTTCTCGACGATGGCCGCCTCACCGATTCCCAGGGACTGACCGTTGATTTCCGCCACACCGTGGTGGTGATGACCAGCAACCTGGCCAGTCCGGTGATCCTTGAACACGCCCGTTCCGGCTCCAGCGATGACGCCCAGCTGCAGCAGCAGGTGGATGCGGCCCTGTCCAGTCAGTTCCGCCCCGAATTCCTCAACCGCATTGATGAAGTGATCCGTTTCCGACCCTTAAAGGTGAAGGATCTGGTGCGGATCGTGCGGCTGCAGCTGGCTGATCTCTCCACCCTCATGGCTGAACAAGGTCTGTCGCTGGAGGTGGATGATGCAGTGGCGGACTCCCTGGCCCGTCAGGGCCATGAACCGGAGTACGGCGCCCGACCGTTGCGACGGGTGTTGCGGCGTCAGCTGGAGAACCCATTGGCCACGCAATTGCTTGAGGAGCGTTTCCGCTCGGCGCATGGCATCCGTGTTCGTTGCGGAACAGACGACGGCGCGTCGCTGGAGTTTGAGCCCCTGGAGTAA
- the gloA gene encoding lactoylglutathione lyase — MRMLHTMLRVGDLDRSIAFYTDVLGMKLLRRKEYPSGRFTLAFLGYGPESEQTVLELTHNWDTSSYELGDAYGHIALGVEDIRSTCAAISGKGGRVVREPGPMKHGSTVIAFVEDPDGYKVELIEMSSRAAA, encoded by the coding sequence ATGCGGATGCTCCACACCATGCTCCGGGTCGGGGATCTGGACCGCTCCATTGCCTTCTACACCGATGTGCTCGGCATGAAGCTGCTGCGCCGCAAGGAGTACCCCAGTGGACGCTTCACCCTGGCCTTCCTGGGTTACGGGCCGGAGTCAGAGCAGACGGTGCTGGAGCTCACCCACAACTGGGACACCAGCTCCTACGAGCTGGGGGATGCCTACGGCCACATCGCCCTCGGGGTAGAAGACATTCGCAGCACCTGTGCCGCCATCAGCGGTAAGGGCGGCCGGGTGGTGCGAGAGCCGGGGCCGATGAAGCATGGTTCCACGGTGATTGCCTTCGTGGAGGACCCTGACGGCTACAAGGTGGAGTTGATCGAGATGTCCTCCCGCGCCGCTGCATGA
- the eno gene encoding phosphopyruvate hydratase, which produces MIDSLDLVIDTIVAREVLDSRGNPTVEAEVLLEGGAMGRAIVPSGASTGAHEAHELRDGGDRYMGKGVSQAVTHIEERIAPTLCGLSALDQAAVDAAMLELDGSDNKSSLGANAILAVSMATARAAANGLGLPLYRYLGGPMANLLPVPLMNVINGGAHAANSLDFQEFMLVPHGAPSFREALRMGTEVFHTLKGLLKAKGMSTSVGDEGGFAPDLGNVEAGEILVEAITKAGYKPGEQISLALDVASTEFFENGRYAFDGGNYDSAEMVGQLEQLVEKFPIVSIEDGLAEDDWEGWKLLTERLGGKVQLVGDDLFVTNTKRLQQGIDNSTANSILIKVNQIGSLTETLQAIDLAGRSGYTSVISHRSGETEDTTIADLSVATRAGQIKTGSLSRSERVAKYNQLLRIEDELGSQAVYAGAVGQGPRGNA; this is translated from the coding sequence GTGATCGATTCGCTCGACCTCGTCATCGACACCATCGTGGCCCGCGAAGTTCTCGATTCCCGCGGCAACCCAACCGTTGAAGCCGAAGTGCTGCTCGAAGGTGGTGCCATGGGCCGGGCCATCGTGCCCAGCGGCGCCAGCACAGGTGCCCACGAGGCCCACGAACTGCGGGACGGCGGCGACCGTTACATGGGTAAAGGCGTCAGCCAGGCCGTCACCCACATCGAAGAGCGCATCGCGCCAACCCTGTGCGGACTCTCCGCCCTGGATCAGGCCGCCGTGGATGCAGCGATGCTCGAGTTGGACGGCAGCGACAACAAATCCAGCCTGGGAGCCAATGCGATTCTCGCGGTGAGCATGGCCACCGCCCGCGCTGCGGCCAACGGACTGGGACTACCCCTGTACCGCTACCTTGGCGGACCGATGGCCAACCTGCTGCCGGTGCCGTTGATGAACGTGATCAACGGTGGCGCCCATGCGGCCAACAGCCTGGATTTCCAGGAATTCATGCTGGTGCCCCACGGAGCCCCCAGCTTCCGCGAGGCTCTGCGCATGGGCACCGAGGTCTTCCACACCCTCAAGGGTCTGCTCAAAGCCAAGGGCATGAGCACCTCTGTGGGGGATGAGGGTGGTTTCGCCCCCGACCTGGGCAATGTGGAAGCCGGGGAGATCCTGGTGGAGGCGATCACGAAGGCCGGCTACAAACCTGGCGAGCAGATTTCCCTGGCGCTGGATGTCGCCAGCACCGAATTCTTCGAGAACGGCCGCTATGCCTTTGATGGCGGCAACTACGACAGCGCCGAAATGGTCGGCCAGCTGGAGCAGCTGGTGGAGAAATTCCCGATCGTGTCGATCGAGGACGGCCTGGCGGAAGACGACTGGGAGGGTTGGAAGCTGCTCACCGAACGGCTTGGCGGCAAGGTGCAGCTGGTGGGTGATGACCTGTTCGTGACCAACACCAAGCGCCTGCAGCAGGGCATCGACAACAGCACGGCGAACTCGATCCTGATCAAGGTGAACCAGATCGGATCTCTCACCGAAACCCTGCAGGCGATCGATCTGGCTGGGCGTTCCGGGTACACCAGCGTGATCAGCCACCGCAGTGGCGAAACCGAGGACACCACCATCGCCGACCTCTCCGTCGCCACCCGCGCCGGTCAGATCAAGACCGGTTCGCTCAGCCGCAGCGAGCGCGTCGCCAAGTACAACCAGCTCCTACGGATCGAGGACGAACTGGGCAGCCAGGCGGTTTACGCCGGAGCTGTGGGCCAGGGTCCCCGGGGTAACGCCTGA
- a CDS encoding ABC1 kinase family protein codes for MSRMLRGLRIWRAVLTFLLFLWWDSQAWTYRGGPTPERRAARQQRRARWLTAELLQLGSAFIKFGQLLSARPDILPAGWVAELASLQDSVPAFPFEQVQTVLEEELGPRCAEVIDLDPVPLGAASLAQVHRASLRSGRQVVLKIQRPGLDTLFRLDLEVMQQVAAVLQRHPSWGRGRDWPAMARECRRVLLRELDFRVEAQYAARFRQQFLDDERIRIPAVIWEQSTRRVLCLDYLPGIKVNDREALVEAGVDPSAVAEIGAASYLKQLVRFGFFHADPHPGNLAVASDGALIYYDFGMMGLLSDGLRRRLGSMVRAAAARDSAALVDEMQAAGVISKEIDVGPVRRLVRLMLNEALTPPFSSNVIDKLSGDLYDLVYGQPFRLPVELIFVMRALSTFEGVGRSLDPAFSLVGIAKPYLLPLMTSSGSGSNDLFNELGRQVGALSSRAAALPRRLDESLERLEQGDLQLQVRLGESDRQFRRMTLAQQSIGQSVLLGCLALSAAIVGASVRPLWALLPAAAAVPVGMGWFQMQVRMRRDQRLEQLPGSNR; via the coding sequence ATGAGCCGCATGTTGCGGGGGCTGCGCATCTGGCGCGCCGTCCTCACTTTCCTGCTGTTCCTTTGGTGGGATAGCCAGGCCTGGACCTATCGAGGTGGACCCACCCCGGAACGCCGTGCTGCCCGGCAGCAACGGCGGGCCCGCTGGTTGACAGCTGAGTTGCTTCAACTGGGGTCGGCCTTTATCAAATTTGGCCAGTTGCTCTCAGCGCGACCCGACATCCTTCCCGCCGGTTGGGTGGCAGAGCTTGCATCCCTGCAGGACAGCGTGCCCGCTTTCCCGTTTGAACAGGTGCAGACCGTGCTGGAGGAGGAGCTCGGCCCCCGTTGCGCTGAGGTGATTGATCTCGATCCGGTGCCTTTGGGAGCCGCGTCCCTCGCACAGGTGCATCGGGCCAGCCTTCGCAGTGGCCGTCAGGTGGTGCTGAAAATCCAACGTCCCGGGCTCGACACCCTCTTCCGCTTGGATCTGGAGGTGATGCAGCAGGTGGCTGCGGTGTTGCAGCGCCACCCCAGCTGGGGACGAGGACGGGACTGGCCTGCGATGGCTCGGGAATGCCGCCGGGTGCTGCTGCGGGAACTGGATTTCAGGGTGGAAGCGCAATACGCCGCTCGGTTCCGTCAACAGTTTCTCGATGACGAACGCATTCGTATCCCCGCCGTGATCTGGGAACAGAGCACCCGCCGGGTGCTTTGCCTGGATTACCTACCGGGGATCAAGGTCAACGACCGGGAGGCGCTGGTGGAGGCCGGCGTCGACCCTTCTGCCGTGGCGGAAATCGGGGCCGCCAGTTATCTCAAGCAGCTGGTGCGCTTTGGTTTCTTTCACGCTGATCCCCATCCCGGAAACCTGGCGGTGGCCAGCGACGGTGCTCTCATCTACTACGACTTCGGGATGATGGGGTTGTTGTCGGATGGTCTGCGCCGTCGTCTTGGGTCGATGGTGAGAGCAGCTGCTGCACGCGATTCAGCCGCGCTGGTGGATGAGATGCAGGCGGCAGGTGTGATCTCCAAAGAAATTGATGTGGGCCCGGTGCGCCGGTTGGTGCGTCTGATGCTGAATGAAGCCCTCACACCTCCTTTCAGCAGCAATGTGATCGACAAGCTTTCCGGTGACCTCTACGACCTCGTGTACGGCCAGCCGTTTCGTCTGCCGGTGGAGCTGATCTTCGTAATGCGGGCATTGTCCACTTTCGAGGGCGTCGGCCGCAGCCTCGATCCGGCTTTTAGTTTGGTGGGGATCGCTAAGCCTTACCTCCTTCCTCTGATGACGTCGAGCGGATCAGGCTCCAACGACCTGTTCAATGAACTTGGACGCCAGGTTGGAGCGTTGAGCAGTCGTGCTGCTGCCCTTCCACGCCGTCTGGACGAGAGCCTTGAGCGGTTGGAGCAGGGTGATCTGCAGCTGCAGGTGCGACTGGGTGAATCCGATCGCCAGTTCCGCCGAATGACCCTGGCGCAGCAATCGATCGGTCAGTCGGTACTGCTGGGTTGCTTGGCACTCTCCGCCGCCATTGTTGGTGCCAGCGTGCGACCTCTCTGGGCTCTGCTTCCTGCAGCAGCAGCAGTCCCGGTGGGGATGGGTTGGTTCCAGATGCAGGTGCGCATGCGCCGTGATCAGCGACTGGAGCAACTGCCTGGCTCCAATCGCTGA
- a CDS encoding zinc metalloprotease: MSGKYYLKPLSKYSKKNAKKENKFSSFSPDEDLLLIDYEAFGVPATASVYVASLKRDFKKSKKSDAEFIYYAKSGRLFFNENGVVKGFGKGGVVGLFQKSASLNSSNFLFSDEVPPPPEPVTTLEPITPPEPITLPEPVTPAPPTAPKDGLFANGPRPPQLSVQDFSGAISVGGEVDRFPVSSSTGDVVKLSVDAAEDTNPLVRLVDAGGRVLDPAVAYNGNSASTSGYRAKSDAMFAEVYAQHSFTGSYTLQVEGYEADVALRSIPQDLLIVLDQEVMDTADHYASLYLYSDDGLIYVSFGSGLTAETKRWWEDVLAATDGLIEPEFVIVPQDHPKSQLVLNQTSASEVSDGAAGIYQSPSTTWSELADESQYNYRRVEQQGTINLSAGAYTQASRYAGSREAGWKSTAFHEFGHALGLEHPHDDSDGDVDADIDTNGTVMSYVKEQDADGDPGYTDLDIRALQFVYGSESGVSTPSPLVDSPLLIESREFDLSQRWKAPKLLADWVGGDRVVEPRSGLETKILQLTREDGDVSNASRIWLDFTFSPDTKNWDSLEGYSEDFHDVLVLGNSVTFEPGEATALFELPVVAGSQAEGEEWVDVVVRPEYPSHYSDIPLDSLRLTIIDAL, translated from the coding sequence ATGTCTGGCAAATATTACTTAAAGCCACTATCAAAGTACAGCAAGAAAAATGCAAAAAAAGAGAATAAGTTCAGTAGTTTCAGTCCTGACGAAGATCTCCTTTTAATTGATTATGAGGCTTTCGGCGTTCCCGCGACGGCATCTGTCTATGTTGCCTCATTAAAAAGGGATTTCAAGAAGTCAAAGAAGTCGGATGCTGAGTTTATTTATTATGCCAAGAGTGGCCGTCTTTTTTTCAATGAAAATGGAGTTGTGAAGGGATTTGGAAAAGGCGGAGTTGTTGGGCTTTTTCAAAAGAGTGCTTCTTTGAATTCCAGTAACTTTTTGTTTTCGGATGAAGTACCTCCGCCCCCTGAGCCAGTAACGACCCTCGAGCCAATAACGCCTCCTGAGCCAATAACGCTCCCTGAGCCAGTAACGCCAGCTCCCCCCACTGCGCCAAAGGATGGGCTCTTCGCTAATGGGCCGCGGCCTCCGCAATTGTCTGTGCAGGATTTTTCCGGGGCGATCAGCGTGGGTGGGGAAGTTGACCGCTTTCCAGTCTCCAGTTCGACTGGAGATGTCGTGAAGCTGTCCGTGGACGCGGCCGAGGATACAAATCCGTTGGTGCGCCTGGTTGATGCAGGTGGTCGGGTTTTAGATCCTGCCGTGGCATACAACGGCAATTCCGCCTCCACGTCCGGTTATCGCGCCAAGAGTGATGCAATGTTCGCGGAGGTCTATGCCCAACACTCCTTTACGGGCTCCTATACCTTGCAGGTTGAAGGTTATGAGGCGGATGTTGCGCTGCGTTCTATCCCCCAGGATCTGTTGATTGTTCTGGACCAAGAGGTAATGGATACCGCTGATCACTATGCATCCCTTTATCTCTACTCCGATGATGGACTGATTTATGTCTCGTTCGGCTCCGGTCTCACGGCTGAAACGAAGCGTTGGTGGGAGGACGTTCTCGCTGCTACAGATGGCTTGATTGAACCTGAATTTGTCATTGTCCCGCAGGATCATCCAAAATCTCAGTTGGTGCTGAACCAAACATCGGCGTCAGAGGTTAGTGATGGCGCAGCCGGGATTTACCAAAGCCCCAGCACCACTTGGTCTGAATTGGCCGATGAAAGTCAGTACAACTATCGCCGTGTTGAGCAGCAAGGAACCATCAACCTGTCAGCGGGTGCTTACACCCAAGCCTCCCGCTATGCCGGATCCCGCGAAGCGGGTTGGAAAAGCACCGCCTTTCATGAGTTCGGGCATGCCTTAGGTCTGGAGCATCCCCACGACGACTCCGATGGCGATGTTGATGCCGACATTGATACCAATGGCACGGTGATGTCGTACGTGAAGGAACAGGATGCTGACGGTGATCCTGGATATACCGATCTTGATATCAGAGCGCTTCAGTTTGTTTATGGATCGGAGAGCGGCGTATCAACGCCATCACCTTTGGTTGATAGTCCTCTTTTGATTGAGAGTCGAGAATTTGATTTGTCTCAACGCTGGAAAGCTCCCAAGCTGCTGGCGGATTGGGTTGGTGGCGATCGTGTTGTGGAACCTCGTTCAGGTTTGGAAACAAAGATTCTGCAATTGACACGAGAAGATGGTGATGTCTCCAACGCCTCGAGAATATGGTTGGACTTCACTTTCTCCCCTGATACAAAGAATTGGGATTCTTTAGAAGGCTATTCTGAAGATTTTCATGATGTCTTAGTTCTTGGTAATTCCGTCACGTTTGAGCCGGGTGAGGCCACTGCATTGTTTGAGTTGCCCGTTGTGGCTGGAAGCCAAGCGGAGGGTGAGGAGTGGGTTGATGTTGTTGTGCGGCCGGAATACCCCAGTCACTACAGTGATATTCCTTTGGATTCATTGCGGCTGACCATTATTGATGCGCTGTAA